The following proteins come from a genomic window of Alicyclobacillus dauci:
- a CDS encoding MFS transporter produces MEKYPSRSVQLLAIAGLGKNVGFGVNKVFVAAVLQSLSLSASIIGIVLALEGLFGLILHPTMGYLSDHTRTRGFRRKVYVLVCLPGAALCWFLFFAYNGQASVQIFLIALFYVFQQASESPYKAWMGDIVPKPYWGRASSHLNIWWEIGNLIAFLIIPLIWTTSHIASIILTCILITGSGLWTGLTVPESVVLPTSGHRSRAAYRTLVKRPFLFFYLSQGFAWLAFESIASFFTLLVVHTAHGTVFDSAIGMSIFTVTGIIGAILTGRVYHRVGPRTLMGVSIFLFGLVSLSAFAIHSVDSIFALVAIEGVFWGTSLTASFAYVGDLLHAMTHDDETEGQVRGTVYGVYNIMQAIGLLIAGPIGGAVITLTGGKNEMVTILTLLAGILGAVCTLFIQTRETPADTSVSVN; encoded by the coding sequence ATGGAGAAGTATCCGTCGCGGTCAGTACAGTTGCTTGCCATAGCAGGCTTAGGCAAAAACGTCGGCTTTGGGGTCAACAAAGTGTTTGTCGCAGCTGTTCTGCAATCCCTGTCCTTGTCAGCGTCCATCATCGGGATCGTACTTGCACTTGAAGGCCTATTCGGTCTCATCCTCCATCCGACCATGGGCTACCTAAGCGATCACACCCGCACGCGCGGTTTTCGTCGCAAAGTGTACGTTCTCGTCTGCTTACCCGGTGCAGCCCTCTGTTGGTTCCTGTTCTTTGCCTACAATGGCCAAGCAAGCGTGCAAATTTTCCTCATCGCACTGTTTTACGTATTTCAGCAGGCATCCGAAAGCCCATACAAGGCGTGGATGGGCGACATCGTCCCGAAGCCCTATTGGGGACGCGCATCGAGCCACCTCAACATTTGGTGGGAAATCGGAAACCTAATCGCATTTCTCATCATCCCGCTTATCTGGACAACAAGCCACATCGCGTCAATCATACTCACCTGTATCCTCATAACAGGCTCGGGTCTCTGGACAGGCTTGACCGTTCCGGAATCCGTCGTATTGCCCACTTCCGGACACCGGTCACGCGCTGCATATCGTACGCTCGTTAAACGACCCTTTCTCTTCTTTTATCTCAGCCAAGGATTCGCTTGGCTTGCTTTCGAGTCCATTGCATCCTTTTTTACGCTGCTTGTCGTCCATACGGCCCACGGCACCGTGTTCGACTCAGCAATCGGCATGTCCATTTTCACCGTCACTGGCATCATTGGTGCCATATTAACAGGCCGTGTCTATCATCGGGTAGGACCGAGGACACTGATGGGCGTCTCCATTTTCCTGTTTGGTCTAGTTTCGCTATCCGCCTTTGCCATCCACAGTGTGGATTCCATATTTGCACTGGTTGCCATTGAGGGCGTATTTTGGGGAACGAGCTTGACCGCTTCATTTGCCTACGTGGGCGACTTACTACACGCCATGACGCATGACGACGAAACCGAGGGTCAAGTTCGTGGAACAGTTTACGGAGTGTACAATATTATGCAGGCAATTGGCCTGCTGATCGCTGGGCCAATTGGTGGCGCAGTCATCACCCTTACGGGTGGGAAGAATGAAATGGTGACGATATTGACATTGCTTGCAGGCATCCTTGGTGCCGTTTGCACCTTGTTCATCCAGACGCGGGAAACACCGGCCGACACTTCGGTCTCCGTGAACTGA
- a CDS encoding P1 family peptidase, giving the protein MSRRGSIIDVPGVRVGHAQDETALTGCTVIMTEQGAVCGVDVRGSAPGTRETDLLHPINLIQEVHAVCLSGGSAFGLAAATGVMRYLETQGHGFDVGVGKVPIVPAAVLFDLGIGNAHVRPDEQMGYLAAMNASREKVSEGNVGAGCGATVGKLAGIKRAMKSGIGTASRIMPNGLVVGAIVAVNAVGEVRDPSTGTVLAGPRGDEEGLLDSIALLTGSAADGPLPGTNTTIAVVASNARLDKAQATKVAQMAHDGLARTIYPVHTMHDGDTVFAVATGEREWAVDLVGALSAEVLAEAVVRGVKAARSAGGLPAWGDRVSDK; this is encoded by the coding sequence ATGAGTAGACGAGGATCGATTATCGATGTACCAGGCGTGCGTGTCGGACACGCCCAGGATGAGACGGCGCTAACAGGCTGCACCGTTATCATGACCGAGCAGGGAGCCGTTTGTGGGGTGGATGTACGTGGTTCGGCGCCGGGTACTAGGGAAACGGATCTCCTCCATCCTATCAACCTCATTCAGGAGGTGCATGCGGTCTGTCTGTCCGGTGGCAGCGCCTTTGGCTTGGCGGCAGCAACAGGCGTTATGCGCTACTTGGAGACTCAAGGCCACGGGTTTGATGTCGGGGTCGGTAAGGTGCCAATTGTTCCTGCCGCCGTCCTGTTCGATCTCGGCATTGGCAACGCCCACGTCCGCCCTGATGAACAGATGGGCTATCTCGCGGCTATGAATGCTTCTCGTGAAAAGGTTAGCGAAGGCAATGTGGGTGCTGGCTGTGGTGCGACAGTGGGGAAACTGGCAGGGATCAAGCGCGCCATGAAATCGGGTATTGGCACCGCATCAAGGATCATGCCAAATGGCCTCGTTGTGGGTGCGATCGTCGCCGTAAATGCGGTTGGCGAAGTACGCGATCCGAGCACCGGGACAGTTTTGGCCGGGCCGAGGGGTGACGAAGAAGGGTTGCTCGACAGCATTGCGCTCTTGACCGGGTCCGCTGCAGACGGGCCTCTGCCTGGTACGAATACGACCATCGCAGTTGTGGCCAGTAATGCCCGCTTGGATAAGGCTCAGGCCACAAAAGTGGCACAAATGGCCCATGACGGGTTGGCGCGGACGATTTATCCCGTACACACAATGCATGATGGGGATACCGTCTTCGCGGTGGCCACGGGTGAGAGGGAATGGGCAGTCGATCTCGTCGGTGCCTTGTCAGCGGAGGTTCTCGCTGAGGCAGTTGTCCGCGGCGTCAAAGCAGCTCGTTCTGCAGGCGGACTACCTGCCTGGGGAGATCGCGTTTCTGATAAGTAA
- a CDS encoding uridine kinase family protein gives MQSILSKFYKLPTNRDTLLVGIDGGGAVGKSTIAEKMIELDENVTIVHMDDFYRPSQERNFVNPDIIGANFDWDRVRSQVLIPLRRDEQGRYQRYDWDTDQMVDIELQRPSERADVIIDGTGTTGDISHYEVNVLHEGDRWLSL, from the coding sequence TTGCAGAGTATTCTATCGAAATTTTATAAATTGCCCACGAATCGAGATACACTCCTCGTCGGGATTGACGGTGGCGGGGCTGTAGGTAAAAGTACCATAGCCGAAAAGATGATCGAGTTGGACGAAAACGTGACCATTGTACACATGGATGACTTTTACCGGCCTTCACAAGAACGAAACTTCGTTAATCCGGATATAATCGGTGCGAATTTTGATTGGGACCGGGTGCGCTCACAGGTCCTTATTCCATTAAGACGTGACGAACAGGGGAGATATCAGCGCTACGATTGGGACACAGACCAGATGGTTGATATTGAACTTCAGAGACCAAGTGAGCGTGCAGATGTGATCATTGATGGGACAGGTACGACAGGCGACATTTCGCATTACGAGGTTAACGTCCTACACGAGGGCGACAGATGGTTAAGTCTCTAA
- a CDS encoding M14 family zinc carboxypeptidase, whose product MNTAKFLGIAAAMSLLGVSMPAVAHASDSSTASTTPAPSYQTSSISLNAKTISTPSSFVKDGTTYIPIWYVMQALSQANIQNTWNNGVWSITIPSNITWDETNLPANNANQPSITVNGKPVINMPTVAAVDPASHAMTTYVPIWYMQQVLPRIQVQTNWDGQHWSMTLDQSQFGQSPSPTVHTISPIVNPNRKYTYTDMEADIRALANRYPDLVHTKVIGQTAYGRNIDAVSIGTGSATALVTGSFHAREWITTNLVMYMMDQYAQAYERNSTIDGNHVKAILDKTTMWFVPMVNPDGVTLEQSGLSAFPSSAWAGLKRMNGGSSNFTSWKANAEGIDLNRQFGAGWSGIYFDPVTHPWYEDYKGPKPYDTAEVKSLLGLIQAINPQMLITYHASGGLIYWQYKVTGTQLLVDQNYAKQLSGITGYPLVPISPNPSAGGLNDWWTNYMQRPGYTIEVGPPCGANPVPVSYFNSIWNRDKVDGLFIAIRSASLYPSHQSIQLKY is encoded by the coding sequence TTGAACACAGCCAAGTTCTTGGGGATTGCCGCGGCCATGTCGCTTCTCGGCGTCTCGATGCCTGCAGTAGCCCATGCATCGGATTCGTCAACGGCAAGTACAACACCTGCGCCCTCATACCAAACCTCGTCTATCTCATTGAATGCAAAAACGATTTCAACTCCTTCCTCGTTTGTTAAGGACGGGACGACGTATATACCCATTTGGTACGTCATGCAAGCCCTCAGTCAAGCAAACATCCAGAACACATGGAACAATGGCGTCTGGAGCATCACCATCCCAAGCAACATCACATGGGATGAAACCAACCTTCCGGCCAATAATGCAAATCAACCGTCTATTACAGTAAACGGTAAACCGGTTATCAACATGCCCACTGTCGCGGCTGTCGATCCGGCTTCTCACGCCATGACAACTTACGTTCCAATTTGGTACATGCAGCAAGTGTTGCCGCGTATTCAAGTCCAAACAAACTGGGATGGCCAGCATTGGAGTATGACATTGGATCAGTCACAATTTGGCCAGAGTCCCAGTCCAACCGTGCATACTATTTCACCTATCGTGAATCCCAACCGAAAGTATACATACACAGATATGGAAGCGGACATTCGGGCCCTGGCTAATCGCTATCCGGACCTCGTGCACACAAAGGTGATCGGTCAAACGGCATACGGGCGGAACATTGACGCGGTATCTATTGGAACTGGGTCCGCGACGGCACTCGTCACCGGATCGTTCCACGCGAGAGAATGGATCACGACGAATCTCGTCATGTACATGATGGACCAGTATGCCCAGGCGTACGAGAGAAACAGTACCATTGACGGCAATCACGTCAAAGCAATTCTGGACAAAACGACCATGTGGTTCGTACCCATGGTGAATCCGGACGGTGTCACGCTAGAACAATCCGGATTGTCTGCATTTCCTTCCTCAGCTTGGGCGGGTCTGAAGCGGATGAACGGTGGATCGTCCAATTTTACGTCCTGGAAAGCGAATGCGGAGGGAATTGACTTAAATCGGCAATTTGGCGCGGGATGGTCTGGTATCTATTTCGATCCCGTCACGCACCCATGGTACGAAGACTACAAAGGACCGAAGCCGTACGATACGGCGGAGGTAAAGTCTCTTTTAGGCCTTATCCAAGCCATTAATCCGCAAATGCTCATCACGTACCACGCTTCAGGGGGCCTCATTTACTGGCAGTATAAAGTGACGGGGACACAACTGCTGGTGGATCAAAATTACGCCAAGCAATTGTCTGGTATAACAGGGTATCCGCTTGTTCCAATTAGCCCCAACCCCTCTGCTGGCGGATTGAACGATTGGTGGACAAACTACATGCAACGCCCGGGCTATACGATCGAAGTTGGTCCGCCCTGCGGCGCAAATCCGGTTCCCGTATCCTACTTCAACAGCATTTGGAATCGCGACAAAGTGGACGGGCTGTTCATTGCTATCCGAAGCGCTTCGCTCTATCCGAGCCACCAAAGTATTCAGCTCAAATACTAA
- a CDS encoding ABC transporter permease, which produces MLTIARITWKEILSRKVLVVTAVLSLLFLALYWYICYRSFHTKTYDIGFQTNALEQYTVSATMVAIGLYLTNFMVAFLSIFSTIGTISSELESGVLLSVMARPIARWRIYLGKWIGYAAWSILFALILYWAILLVAHFTTGFILHGADDVRGCLVMILIPLVLVTLSMFASIYLSPLTGGIALTILFGIGLIGGFLENIPGINQSLSSTGFTIGLFIPTDPAYHRMMFDVLSGNMLALSLLASGSSSPSGAFMIYIVCYIAACLSFGVYRFSRRDIT; this is translated from the coding sequence TTGCTGACAATCGCTCGAATTACATGGAAAGAAATTTTGTCCCGTAAAGTACTCGTGGTTACAGCTGTACTGTCATTATTGTTTCTAGCATTGTACTGGTATATCTGCTACCGATCGTTCCACACGAAGACATACGACATCGGCTTTCAGACGAACGCTTTAGAGCAGTACACCGTGTCTGCAACGATGGTGGCCATTGGACTGTACTTAACCAACTTTATGGTCGCGTTCTTGTCCATTTTTTCCACCATTGGCACGATCTCGTCCGAGTTGGAGAGCGGCGTTCTCCTCAGTGTGATGGCACGTCCCATCGCTCGCTGGCGGATTTATCTCGGCAAATGGATTGGCTACGCGGCGTGGTCCATCCTCTTTGCCCTGATCCTGTATTGGGCCATCCTGCTCGTCGCTCATTTCACTACAGGTTTTATCCTGCATGGCGCGGACGATGTGCGGGGGTGTCTCGTCATGATACTGATTCCACTTGTACTAGTCACCCTCTCGATGTTTGCGTCCATCTATTTGTCTCCGTTAACAGGCGGTATCGCCTTGACGATTCTCTTTGGAATCGGCCTGATCGGCGGATTTTTGGAGAACATACCAGGGATAAACCAATCTTTGTCGTCCACCGGATTCACGATTGGCCTCTTTATCCCAACCGATCCCGCCTATCACCGGATGATGTTCGACGTGCTCAGCGGGAACATGCTTGCGCTGTCTTTGCTTGCGAGCGGATCGAGTTCTCCGTCAGGAGCTTTTATGATCTATATTGTGTGTTACATCGCGGCGTGTTTGAGCTTTGGTGTATACCGCTTCAGCAGGCGCGATATCACCTGA
- a CDS encoding ABC transporter ATP-binding protein — protein MAEPAVFAKGLTKEYTNGKGCHDIHLTLPNGEVFGLLGPNGAGKSTFVKMLVGLLHKTAGEVKVFGLPPGRPESRRKIGYLPELFRFQDWLTGYEVLQFHARLAGVDKSAMHRQVDRVLELVGLGDRRTERVRSYSKGMQQRLGLACALVGDPQLIILDEPVSALDPGGRHEVRSILTGLRDEGKTVLLNTHLLEDVEAVCSTVGLLSEGKLQAHGRVDDILHKGREWIFTIGGMEPDLLLQLGQETGVRFHIESVVDEVTTLVGVIDEPAKLGYVNDVIHRLGMTIYTVSERSGRLENWFLQLTSTKGH, from the coding sequence ATGGCTGAGCCTGCCGTATTTGCGAAGGGATTAACGAAGGAGTACACGAACGGAAAAGGGTGCCACGATATCCATTTAACCTTGCCTAACGGCGAGGTTTTTGGGTTGCTCGGGCCCAATGGTGCGGGAAAGAGCACGTTCGTTAAAATGCTGGTGGGACTGTTACACAAGACGGCCGGGGAAGTGAAAGTGTTCGGATTGCCGCCGGGCCGTCCAGAAAGTCGGCGCAAAATTGGCTATTTGCCCGAGTTGTTTCGCTTTCAGGACTGGCTTACGGGTTACGAAGTCCTGCAGTTTCATGCTCGCTTGGCTGGTGTGGACAAATCGGCGATGCACAGACAAGTGGATCGCGTATTGGAGCTTGTCGGTCTGGGCGATCGGCGCACCGAGCGTGTTCGATCCTACTCGAAGGGCATGCAGCAACGCCTGGGACTGGCGTGCGCGCTCGTCGGAGATCCGCAACTCATCATCCTGGATGAACCAGTGTCCGCCTTGGATCCGGGGGGCCGTCACGAAGTGCGCAGTATTTTGACCGGGTTGCGCGATGAAGGGAAAACCGTCCTCTTAAACACGCACCTACTGGAAGATGTTGAAGCGGTCTGTTCCACAGTGGGCCTGTTGTCGGAAGGGAAGCTTCAAGCACACGGGCGCGTTGACGACATTCTCCACAAGGGCCGTGAGTGGATATTTACGATAGGTGGGATGGAACCTGACCTGCTGCTGCAGCTCGGACAAGAGACCGGTGTCAGATTTCACATTGAGTCGGTGGTGGACGAGGTGACCACACTCGTCGGCGTCATAGACGAGCCGGCGAAACTCGGGTACGTCAACGACGTGATCCATCGGTTGGGCATGACCATCTACACGGTGTCGGAACGATCCGGTCGTCTCGAAAACTGGTTTCTCCAACTCACGTCGACAAAGGGGCACTGA